One genomic segment of Sminthopsis crassicaudata isolate SCR6 chromosome 4, ASM4859323v1, whole genome shotgun sequence includes these proteins:
- the CASP8AP2 gene encoding CASP8-associated protein 2 isoform X2: MAADDENGERTDLFDVLLASPLKNNDESSLDIYAGLDNTLTDNSSKLCPPSRNCLDLYEEILTEEGTAKEATYNDLQLEFGKCQRQIKELLKKYKEIQTQNFSLQNENQSLKKNISALIKTARVEINRKDEEINSLHQRLSEFPHFRNNHSRINLPGSTNSRSSDTPKTKDLKFRSPRLDDSPKADHRVKNDSSKDVHHSTLSPNQEKETKSHCEKRSTSHLPTSAEKRYNGGIWSNQHNQVMEENSDDDGRRGRKEVKNCEHYNRGADRVRKGLFHSSSGNGEKRNIDVDRRPQGPRDKCSKMEPKPENKNSKLKSSPDSDYRSDWINSSWEKEAPKGRSHTRVDSQSDERLERQSERSQNLSRKEPRSYDKDDRKVDPKSKSIVKDHEQWRRFERVPPSHSWNETGRSFHKSNKPHIEDRRGRETEFKRDRNINDYGFQDKRSPPVSSSRTYKYFDFKEDDSKYHTYSKTERHRTEDKRKREKESHESRYARCERKMPMEHLQKAEKEIKKTVVDSKKRNEQNDKNEVSKVEEISEGKDRKEFKKVENGQNETKSNLKLSFMEKLNLTLSPAKKQFLCEEDKIKTNDSPKSSDTHASETPLQAKPVKPMSMNIDRKEETKSQSLEQNDVTLAGSKSKVIILENKIKNANDSSVKSVGDNVLCDLPISRKDSPLKPQTDILETINDNVAPVLMDTLHVAVPCNFGLELENISNDELDSSVVPENINSIKSDLSVEVTDTGESSPTGIHPVVPTHSSKNGDSKSESHVESIPLVENNACNVELCLPKQNLEPYLQMNVVDSRIEIGETNSEYHDDENSVMSIDLNHMRPIPQVISPLNSPIRPAAKILRMESPGRVPVLKNNQKDLVPANMVSPPSKNLSNELNKENQKPLCKPDKCSEVNLNTDLSSDELEEGEIVSDSEKSKPQRNFENNKNVKPRTSTEVQNINQSPQIRKTSNTHLDEGTGNNVSVKVHQIKNKKDKLSNDPANFSKTENKTKTVSTSCLEKIVQIIVEPSSVQEVMQMLKVIRKHVRKNYMKFKIKFSLQQFQRIIESAILNFTSLIKYLNLSKISKSVDTLQQNLCDVIESKLRQVKKNGIVNRLFEQQLPDMKKKLWKFVEEQLDYLFSKLKKILIKFCDSISLGSDSDEGKLDVASKDKSKYSINPRENVDHSNKGSLKVTSQKTEQSVDHISMLGCQKPEKKHYQDQKIPKPDAMKQSSEKCLNISIGSTKDSPSKVSSMEQNEFQNTLISTKTTENTMEGAETGKNLNKKVEHNFEILTEQQASSLTFNLVSDAQMGEIFKSLLQGSDLLDQNVNCIEKCQWELRTPEKHSSESQKSEFTSACHIEEGSGVSSPSLKTIVDLNWSSSSFEKTPSLSSRLQLPVHPDVLDESCMFEVSTCVALSKENVCNSEKSKSCISSILLEDLAVSLTVPSPLKSDGHLSFLKPETSSSSTPEEVISAHFSEDALLEEEDATEQDIHLALESDNSSSRSSCSSSWTSRPVAPGFQYHPNLPMQAVIMEKSNDHFIVKIRHAVPPSSSGLDQNKTSEQSAVSLHEMEKDTSETVEKSISCQNSTIQSVEGSENSKRNVNTENLDNEDQSSTVQTQVPDIYELFKDPSDKVEHKSEIIDECFELNQMWEPKVPDGIKELPTIVEVPHHVQCSLESSYIDLTKSSSIEIENIGKLAADSILNIDQLECPADRLDQDRVTDEPLQHVAKDVFIDLTEENSNDSKVNESECALLATSLGEDNSKKEKEHLTNEPLECVVESTCIDLTVDPPSESILNKDNTGSESTLNRDHLECNEVSANMQKKRKNHSDLNHFTKKKQRIETELSNGEKKSTESSEESDTAHQKTCNKKKAIPENKDASSLSFPSPTSLSAKNVIKKKGEVVISWTRDDDREILLECQKRGPSVKTFTFLATKLNKSPHQVSERFQQLMKLFEKSKCR, from the exons ACAATTCTTCCAAACTCTGCCCACCATCGAGGAATTGCTTAGATTTGTATGAGGAGATTCTGACTGAAGAAGGAACTGCAAAGGAAGCAACATATAATGAT TTGCAACTTGAGTTTGGAAAATGTCAAAGGCAAATTAAAGAGCTACTAAAGAAGTATAAAGAAATACAGACACAG AATTTCAGCCTACAAAATGAGAACCAATctcttaagaaaaatatttcagcaCTTATCAAAACTGCCAGGGTGGAAATAAATCGcaaggatgaagaaattaatagtCTCCACCAAAG ACTTTCAGAATTTCCACATTTTCGAAATAATCACTCAAGAATCAATCTTCCAGGATCAACAAATTCAAGATCGTCAGATACACCTAAAACAAAAGATCTTAAGTTCAGATCTCCACGGTTAGATGATAGTCCCAAGGCTGATCATCGAGTAAAAAATGACTCTTCCAAAGATGTACATCATAGCACTTTATCACCAAACcaggaaaaagaaactaaatcacACTGTGAAAAAAGAAGCACTTCACATTTACCTACATCTGCTGAAAAACGTTACAATGGTGGCATTTGGTCAAATCAGCATAATCAGGTCATGGAGGAGAATTCAGATGATGAtggtagaagaggaagaaaagaagtaaaaaattgtGAACATTATAATAGGGGAGCTGATAGAGTAAGAAAAGGTTTATTTCACAGTAGCAGCggaaatggagaaaagagaaatattgatGTTGATCGAAGGCCACAAGGTCCTCGTGATAAATGTAGTAAAATGGAGCCAAAGCCAGAAAATAAGAATTCAAAGTTAAAAAGCAGCCCAGATTCAGATTATAGAAGTGATTGGATTAACTCTTCCTGGGAAAAAGAGGCACCTAAAGGAAGGTCACATACTCGAGTAGATTCTCAAAGTGACGAAAGACTAGAAAGGCAAAGTGAAAGGTCACAAAATTTAAGTAGAAAAGAACCTAGGTCATATGACAAAGATGATAGAAAAGTTGATCCAAAATCCAAATCGATTGTAAAGGATCATGAACAATGGAGAAGATTTGAAAGAGTACCCCCTTCCCATTCATGGAATGAAACAGGGAGAAGTTTTCATAAATCAAATAAACCTCATATAGAAgatagaagaggaagggaaacagaatttaagagagacagaaatataaaTGATTATGGATTTCAAGACAAAAGATCTCCACCTGTTTCAAGCAGTAGGACATACAAATACTTTGATTTCAAGGAAGATGATAGTAAATACCATACATATtcaaaaacagaaagacacagaactgaagataaaaggaaaagagagaaagaaagccaTGAAAGCAGATATGCTCGATGTGAAAGAAAAATGCCCATGGAACATTTACAAAAggctgaaaaagaaattaaaaaaactgTTGTTGAttcaaagaaaaggaatgaacaaaatgacaaaaatgaagttTCAAAGGTTGAAGAAATTTCTGAaggaaaagataggaaagaatttaagaaagtTGAAAATGGCCAGAATGAAACAAAAAGTAACCTCAAGCTAAGTTTtatggaaaaattaaatttaacactTTCTCCTGCTAAAAAGCAATTTCTGTGTGAGGAAGATAAGATTAAAACAAATGATAGTCCCAAATCCAGTGACACACATGCTTCTGAAACGCCATTGCAGGCAAAACCAGTGAAACCAATGTCTATGAATATAGATCGTAAAGAAGAAACCAAGTCACAGTCACTAGAACAAAATGATGTTACACTGGCAGGTTCCAAATCCAAAGTcatcattttggaaaacaaaataaagaatgcAAATGATTCTTCAGTAAAATCTGTTGGTGACAATGTGCTTTGTGACTTGCCTATTTCTAGAAAAGACTCACCACTTAAACCACAAACGGAcatactagaaacaattaatgaTAATGTAGCTCCTGTTTTAATGGATACACTACATGTAGCTGTTCCTTGCAACTTTGGCTTGGAATTGGAGAATATAAGCAATGATGAATTGGACTCCTCTGTTGTTCCTGAAAACATTAATAGTATTAAATCAGACCTTTCAGTGGAGGTTACTGACACTGGTGAGAGTAGTCCTACTGGGATACATCCTGTTGTTCCAACACACTCATCAAAGAATGGTGACTCCAAGTCTGAGTCACATGTTGAATCTATACCTCTTGTTGAGAATAATGCTTGTAATGTGGAGCTGTGTTTACCCAAGCAGAACTTAGAACCTTATCTTCAAATGAATGTGGTGGATAGTAGAATAGAAATTGGAGAAACAAACTCGGAGTACCATGATGATGAAAATTCTGTAATGAGTATTGATCTCAATCATATGAGACCTATTCCTCAAGTCATCAGTCCTTTGAATAGTCCAATTCGTCCTGCAGCTAAAATTCTTAGGATGGAAAGTCCAGGCAGAGTTCCAGTGTTAAAAAACAACCAGAAGG atttAGTTCCAGCAAACATGGTTAGTCCTCCCTCTAAGAATTTATCAAATGAACTCAACAAAGAAAATCAGAAGCCATTATGCAAACCTGATAAATGTTCTGAAGTCAACCTCAATACAGATTTATCTTCAGATGAACTTGAAGAAGGAGAAATTGTAAGTGACAGTGAAAAATCTAAACcacaaagaaattttgaaaataataaaaatgtcaaaccaAGAACTTCTACTGAAGTACAGAACATAAATCAGAGTCCCCAAATCAGAAAAACTAGTAATACACATTTGGATGAAGGTACTGGAAATAATGTTTCTGTCAAAGTTCATCAAATCAAGAACAAGAAAGATAAACTATCAAATGATCCTGCTAATTtttcaaagacagaaaataaaacaaaaacagtgaGTACTTCTTGCCTGGAAAAGATAGTTCAGATTATTGTTGAGCCCTCTTCTGTTCAAGAGGTTATGCAAATGCTGAAAGTTATAAGAAAACATGTCaggaaaaattatatgaaattcaaGATAAAATTTTCACTACAACAATTTCAACGGATAATTGAATCTGCAATTTTGAACTTTACATCACTGATCAAATACTTGAATTTATCTAAAATCTCGAAGTCAGTGGATACTTTACAACAGAATCTCTGTGATGTTATAGAATCTAAACTTAGGCAGGTTAAAAAGAATGGCATAGTTAATCGTTTATTTGAACAACAGCTGCCAGATATGAAAAAGAAGTTGTGGAAATTTGTAGAAGAACAACTGGattatttgttttcaaaactgaagaaaattttgattaagttctgtgattctattaGTTTGGGAAGTGACAGTGATGAAGGAAAGCTTGATGTGGCAAGTAAAGATAAATCAAAATACTCAATTAATCCAAGAGAGAATGTAGATCATTCTAATAAAGGATCTTTGAAAGTCACATCCCAAAAGACAGAGCAATCAGTTGACCACATATCAATGCTGGGATGTCAGAAGCCTGAAAAAAAACATTACCAAGATCAAAAAATCCCCAAACCTGATGCAATGAAACAAAGTtctgaaaaatgtttaaatatctCCATAGGCAGCACAAAGGACTCCCCCTCCAAAGTATCATCTATGGAACAAAATGAATTTCAGAATACTTTAATTTCCACAAAAACTACTGAAAACACAATGGAAGGTGCAGAGACAGGCAAAAACTTGAATAAGAAAGTAGAACATAATTTTGAAATTCTTACAGAGCAACAGGCATCTagtctgacttttaatctagtgAGTGATGCTCAGATGggtgaaatatttaaaagtttgttGCAAGGTTCTGATCTTTTGGATCAGAATGTTAATTGTATTGAAAAGTGTCAGTGGGAATTGAGGACACCAGAAAAACATTCTTCAGAGAGTCAGAAAAGTGAATTTACCTCAGCTTGTCATATAGAAGAAGGTTCAGGAGTATCTTCTCCAAGTCTTAAAACAATTGTTGATCTTAATTGGTCTTCCTCATCATTTGAAAAGACTCCATCTCTTTCATCCAGACTTCAATTGCCAGTTCATCCTGATGTGCTAGATGAAAGTTGCATGTTTGAAGTTTCTACTTGTGTAGCTTTGAGTAAAGAGAATGTGTGCAATTCAGAAAAGAGTAAATCCTGcatttcttcaattcttcttGAAGATTTAGCAGTCTCTCTAACTGTACCATCACCTCTGAAATCAGATGGTCATCTTAGTTTTCTGAAGCCTGAAActtcatctagttcaactcctgAAGAAGTTATTAGTGCCCATTTTAGTGAAGATGCCCTACTTGAAGAAGAAGATGCCACTGAACAAGATATTCATTTAGCTCTGGAATCTGATAATTCAAGCAGTAGATCAAGTTGTTCATCATCATGGACTAGCAGGCCTGTTGCTCCTGGCTTTCAGTATCATCCTAACCTACCAATGCAAGCTGTTATAATGGAGAAATCCAATgatcatttcattgttaaaattCGGCATGCAGTACCACCTTCCTCATCAGGTCTTGACCAAAATAAAACAAGTGAACAATCTGCAGTTTCTTTAcatgaaatggagaaagacaCCAGTGAAACTGTAGAAAAGAGTATCTCTTGTCAGAACTCTACAATTCAGTCTGTAGAAGGATCAGAAAATTCTAAGAGAAATGTTAATACCGAAAATTTGGATAATGAGGATCAGAGTTCTACTGTACAAACACAAGTTCCTGATATATATGAGTTATTTAAAGATCCATCAGATAAAGTAGAACACAAAAGTGAAATTATAGATGAATGttttgaattgaatcaaatgtgGGAACCAAAGGTACCTGACGGCATCAAAGAATTGCCTACAATTGTGGAAGTTCCACATCATGTACAATGTAGTCTTGAGAGCTCATACATAGACTTAACAAAATCTTCTTCCATTGAGATTGAAAACATCGGGAAACTTGCAGCAGACTCTATTTTAAATATTGATCAGTTGGAATGTCCAGCAGACAGATTGGATCAAGATAGAGTTACAGATGAACCTTTACAACATGTTGCTAAAGATGTATTCATTGATTTGACAGAAGAGAATTCAAATGATAGTAAAGTAAATGAAAGTGAGTGTGCTTTGCTTGCAACAAGTTTAGGTGAAGataatagtaaaaaagaaaaggaacatctGACAAATGAACCTTTGGAATGTGTTGTTGAGAGCACATGTATTGATTTGACAGTAGATCCTCCCAGTGAGAGTATATTAAATAAAGATAATACTGGATCAGAATCTACATTAAATCGTGATCATTTAGAATGTAATGAAGTTTCAGCAAACATGCAGAAAAAGCGAAAAAATCATTCTGATCTAAAtcatttcactaaaaaaaaacaaagaattgaaactgaattatccaatggagaaaagaaaagtacTGAAAGTTCTGAAGAGAGTGATACTGCTCACCAGAAGACATGtaataagaaaaaagcaattccaGAGAATAAAGATGCCTCATCATTAAGCTTTCCATCTCCTACAAGTCTTTCGgcaaaaaatgttattaaaaaaaaaggagaagttgTGATTTCATGGACAAG agatGATGACAGGGAAATTCTGTTGGAGTGTCAGAAAAGAGGACCATCAGTAAAAACTTTTACTTTCTTAGCTACCAAGTTGAATAAAAGCCCACATCAG gttTCAGAAAGATTCCAGCAATTAATGAAGCTCTTTGAAAAATCGAAATGCAGGTAG